One Streptomyces sp. NBC_01237 genomic region harbors:
- the frr gene encoding ribosome recycling factor, whose translation MIEEILLEAEEKMEKAVVVAKEDFAAIRTGRAHPAMFNKIVADYYGALTPINQLASFSVPEPRMAVVTPFDKTALRNIEQAIRDSDLGVNPSNDGNIIRVTFPELTQDRRKEYIKVAKTKAEDSKISIRSIRRKAKETLDKLVKDKESGEDEVRRAEKELDDTTAKYVAQVDELLKHKEAELLEV comes from the coding sequence GATCGAAGAAATCCTCCTCGAGGCCGAGGAGAAGATGGAGAAGGCCGTTGTCGTCGCGAAAGAGGACTTCGCCGCGATCCGCACCGGCCGCGCGCACCCGGCGATGTTCAACAAGATCGTCGCCGACTACTACGGCGCGCTGACCCCGATCAACCAGCTGGCCTCGTTCTCGGTTCCCGAGCCGCGGATGGCCGTCGTGACGCCGTTCGACAAGACCGCGCTGCGCAACATCGAGCAGGCGATCCGCGACTCCGACCTCGGCGTCAACCCGAGCAACGACGGCAACATCATCCGGGTGACCTTCCCCGAGCTCACCCAGGACCGCCGCAAGGAGTACATCAAGGTCGCCAAGACCAAGGCCGAGGACTCCAAGATCTCGATCCGCTCCATCCGCCGCAAGGCCAAGGAGACGCTCGACAAGCTCGTCAAGGACAAGGAGTCCGGCGAGGACGAGGTGCGTCGCGCGGAGAAGGAGCTCGACGACACCACCGCGAAGTACGTCGCGCAGGTGGACGAGCTGCTCAAGCACAAGGAAGCCGAGCTGCTCGAAGTCTGA